One segment of Radiobacillus kanasensis DNA contains the following:
- a CDS encoding chemotaxis protein CheA has translation MNEYLEVFIEESKEHIQALNDNLLVLEKNPTDISMVNEIFRSAHTLKGMSATMGYQDLANLTHKLENVLDAVRNNQLQVHSEMLDVVFEAVDHLEEMVVDIASGGEGKRDVESVVAKLQAIEAGEQVVEASSTQAVTTTPSVQTDSGLSSSLDEFEIAVLKESEEKGFQSVEIKVSLREDCMLKAARVYMVFEILEQEGEVIKSNPLVQDLEEENFEQNFSVLLVTKTEAEVLRQKVLKVSEVEEVVVEPFSMEQVSSNQQVQKEALASDETNKASKDAPAKNASNSKEAGNVKLGNKTIRVNIDRLDALMNLFEELVIDRGRLEQISVNLKHGELQETVERMSRISGDLQNIILNMRMVPIDQVFNRFPRMVRQLAKDLGKQINLEIVGAETELDRTVIDEIGDPLVHLIRNSLDHGVEKPDARVAKGKPAEGNVTLLAYHSGNHVFIEISDDGAGINKEKVINKAISNGVIKEDQASSLTDQQVYQLIMESGFSTAETISDVSGRGVGLDVVKNTIESLGGTISIESEIDKGSVFSIQLPLTLSIISVLLVEVQKEKYALPLSSIIETVVVHKDEIMQAHKKSVIDFRGKVVPLIPLKDVFQVPTQLEQDDYYSIVIVRKGEKMAGLIVDSFIGQQEVVLKSLGEYLSDVFAISGATILGDGQVALIIDSNALVK, from the coding sequence ATGAATGAATACCTCGAAGTTTTTATAGAAGAAAGTAAGGAACATATTCAAGCATTAAATGATAATCTCTTAGTATTAGAGAAAAACCCGACAGATATTAGCATGGTTAATGAGATTTTTCGTTCCGCTCATACTCTAAAAGGAATGTCTGCAACAATGGGTTACCAAGACCTTGCTAACCTAACTCACAAATTAGAAAATGTTTTGGACGCTGTTCGAAATAACCAATTACAAGTCCATTCCGAAATGCTGGACGTTGTTTTTGAGGCTGTGGATCACTTAGAAGAGATGGTCGTGGATATAGCATCTGGTGGTGAAGGGAAACGCGACGTAGAGAGTGTTGTTGCCAAGCTTCAAGCAATTGAAGCAGGAGAACAAGTAGTTGAGGCTTCCTCTACACAAGCTGTAACTACCACTCCTTCTGTTCAAACGGACTCTGGACTTTCTTCTTCCTTAGATGAATTCGAGATAGCAGTGCTGAAAGAATCGGAAGAAAAAGGATTCCAAAGCGTAGAAATTAAAGTAAGTTTGCGTGAAGATTGTATGCTGAAGGCTGCAAGAGTGTATATGGTGTTTGAAATTTTGGAACAAGAAGGCGAAGTCATAAAATCGAATCCTCTTGTTCAGGATTTAGAAGAAGAAAACTTCGAACAAAACTTTTCTGTCCTTTTAGTTACGAAGACAGAAGCAGAAGTTCTTCGACAAAAAGTATTAAAAGTGTCAGAAGTTGAAGAAGTAGTAGTTGAGCCATTCTCTATGGAACAAGTAAGTTCGAATCAACAAGTACAGAAAGAAGCCCTTGCTTCTGATGAAACTAACAAGGCTTCAAAAGACGCTCCTGCTAAAAATGCTTCTAATAGCAAAGAAGCGGGTAACGTTAAATTAGGAAATAAGACGATTCGTGTTAACATAGACCGATTAGATGCGTTAATGAACCTATTTGAAGAGCTCGTTATTGATCGAGGACGCCTGGAGCAAATCTCTGTAAACTTGAAACATGGAGAGCTTCAAGAGACAGTGGAAAGAATGTCTCGAATTTCCGGTGACCTGCAAAACATCATTTTAAATATGCGAATGGTACCGATCGATCAAGTATTTAATCGTTTCCCAAGAATGGTTCGTCAGCTTGCTAAAGATTTGGGAAAACAAATCAACCTAGAAATCGTTGGTGCTGAAACGGAATTAGATCGTACCGTTATCGATGAAATCGGAGATCCACTCGTTCACTTGATTCGTAACTCGTTAGACCATGGGGTGGAAAAACCTGATGCCAGAGTTGCAAAAGGTAAACCTGCTGAAGGAAATGTCACTTTACTTGCTTATCACAGTGGAAACCATGTTTTTATCGAGATTTCAGATGATGGTGCTGGTATTAATAAAGAAAAAGTAATTAATAAAGCGATCTCCAATGGCGTAATTAAAGAAGATCAAGCTTCTTCTTTAACAGACCAACAAGTGTACCAGCTCATTATGGAAAGTGGTTTTTCTACGGCAGAAACCATTTCGGATGTATCTGGTCGTGGAGTTGGACTCGATGTAGTAAAGAATACGATTGAATCATTGGGGGGTACAATCTCGATCGAATCTGAAATCGACAAGGGCTCTGTATTCTCCATTCAATTACCTTTAACATTATCAATTATTTCTGTTCTTTTAGTCGAAGTACAAAAGGAAAAATATGCATTGCCTTTATCATCTATTATCGAAACAGTAGTTGTTCATAAAGATGAAATTATGCAAGCACATAAGAAAAGTGTCATAGATTTTAGAGGAAAAGTAGTTCCATTGATTCCATTAAAGGATGTTTTTCAAGTTCCTACCCAGCTTGAACAAGATGACTATTATTCCATTGTTATCGTTCGAAAAGGGGAAAAAATGGCTGGCTTGATTGTAGATAGCTTTATTGGTCAGCAAGAAGTGGTGTTAAAGTCACTTGGCGAGTATTTATCCGATGTATTTGCTATCTCTGGAGCAACCATTCTTGGAGATGGACAAGTTGCTTTGATTATCGATAGTAATGCATTAGTGAAATAA
- a CDS encoding chemotaxis protein CheW yields MSEQNQQEFKAIVFQLQNEEYAIPVQQVGSIERIEHITRVPQTEEFVKGVINLRGVITPIIDLRKRFGMDEAEFTDSTRIIIVYMNDLEVGLIVDAAYDVIDIPTEQIEPTPEVIGTVNVDYIEGVAKIDSRLLILLNMERVLASDEIDQLKSIEG; encoded by the coding sequence ATGAGCGAACAAAATCAACAAGAATTTAAAGCCATCGTTTTTCAATTACAGAATGAAGAATATGCTATACCGGTACAACAAGTAGGATCTATTGAGAGAATAGAACACATAACAAGAGTTCCTCAAACCGAAGAATTTGTAAAAGGTGTTATTAACCTTCGTGGAGTCATTACTCCTATTATTGATTTGCGCAAACGGTTCGGAATGGATGAAGCAGAATTTACGGATAGCACTAGAATAATCATTGTGTACATGAATGATTTAGAAGTTGGGCTTATCGTAGATGCTGCATATGACGTCATTGATATTCCGACCGAACAGATTGAGCCAACACCAGAAGTCATTGGTACTGTTAATGTGGATTATATTGAAGGGGTAGCGAAAATTGACTCCCGTCTTTTAATCTTGCTCAATATGGAAAGAGTATTAGCTAGTGATGAGATTGACCAATTAAAATCGATAGAAGGATAA
- a CDS encoding chemotaxis protein CheC, translated as MSFLENLSHYQLDILKEVGNIGSGNAATSLSKLLNRKVDMTTPSVKVVGFDEVMNLVGGPEKLIVSVFLRIQGEAPGSMYFVLDPNEAEQFARQVTGLKEFSFEQYPIDEVGLSALHEVGNILAGSYLSALSDFTNINMQPSVPSLNMDMAGAILSEGLMELSVESDYAIIIDTTISEEGEKSSLNGHFFLLPDPDSFRKIFRSLGVEDQ; from the coding sequence ATGTCTTTTCTTGAAAATTTGTCCCATTATCAACTCGATATTTTAAAAGAAGTAGGAAACATCGGTTCTGGAAATGCAGCAACCTCTTTGTCTAAACTATTAAATCGGAAAGTAGACATGACGACACCATCCGTTAAAGTTGTAGGTTTTGATGAAGTGATGAATTTAGTTGGGGGACCAGAAAAGCTGATTGTTTCTGTCTTCCTTCGCATTCAAGGGGAAGCCCCAGGTAGCATGTATTTCGTGCTCGATCCCAATGAAGCAGAACAATTTGCTCGTCAAGTAACCGGACTGAAAGAGTTTTCCTTCGAACAATACCCAATTGATGAAGTTGGGTTGTCTGCCTTACATGAAGTAGGAAATATACTTGCTGGCTCTTATTTATCTGCGTTATCGGACTTTACGAACATTAATATGCAACCTTCTGTACCTTCCTTAAACATGGATATGGCTGGTGCTATTCTGTCAGAAGGTTTAATGGAGCTCTCTGTTGAGAGTGATTACGCTATTATTATTGATACGACCATTTCCGAAGAGGGGGAGAAAAGCAGTTTAAATGGTCACTTTTTTCTATTGCCGGATCCTGACTCCTTCCGGAAAATTTTTCGATCACTAGGTGTGGAAGATCAATGA
- a CDS encoding chemotaxis protein CheD: protein MNIIGNVVKVGIADLKITRAPEILRTSGLGSCVGVVVYDLSQRLAGMSHVMLPDSQLSKREDLNVLKYADTAIDLLVESLIKDGARTYALKAKIAGGAQMFSFSTSNDLLRVGSRNIEAVKQRLSLHRIPIQAEDVGGNSGRTIEFFPDTGILKVRTVNMGETEL, encoded by the coding sequence ATGAATATTATAGGAAATGTCGTGAAGGTTGGTATTGCGGATTTAAAGATTACGAGAGCGCCAGAGATATTGAGAACTTCTGGATTAGGTTCCTGTGTTGGGGTAGTTGTATATGACCTTTCGCAACGTCTGGCGGGGATGTCACATGTTATGCTTCCAGACTCTCAACTATCGAAACGAGAAGATTTAAACGTACTAAAGTATGCCGATACAGCTATCGATTTGCTTGTTGAGAGCTTGATCAAGGATGGTGCTAGAACTTATGCGCTTAAAGCCAAAATAGCTGGCGGTGCACAGATGTTTTCATTCTCTACTTCTAATGACTTATTACGTGTAGGTTCTAGGAATATTGAAGCAGTAAAACAACGCTTAAGTCTTCATCGTATTCCGATTCAAGCGGAGGACGTGGGAGGAAATAGCGGGAGAACCATCGAATTTTTTCCTGATACCGGAATACTTAAAGTCAGAACGGTTAATATGGGAGAAACGGAACTATAA
- a CDS encoding FliA/WhiG family RNA polymerase sigma factor gives MSNSTAPQDEQLWDSWIKDQDSDAANQLIQKYSYIVSYHVQRIGVHLPSSVSRDDIKSLGLVGLYDALTKFDPKRDLKFDTYASFRVRGAIIDGLRKEDWLPRSVREKTKQLDRVSNQLEQQLQRKPSAEEIAKELGIPEKEVEEIIKDSLFANVLSMDDKPKDNGKEQREGIGYSVPDESTATPEQNIVRKESYVELEQGIKKLNENEQMVISLFYKEELTFTEIGQVLGLTTSRISQIHRKSIVKLQQVLANIS, from the coding sequence ATGTCCAATTCCACAGCTCCTCAAGATGAGCAATTATGGGATAGCTGGATAAAAGACCAGGATAGTGATGCTGCGAATCAACTGATACAGAAGTATAGTTATATTGTGAGTTATCACGTGCAACGAATCGGGGTCCATTTGCCTAGCAGTGTGAGCAGGGATGATATTAAAAGTTTGGGGTTAGTGGGTTTATATGACGCGCTGACGAAATTTGATCCGAAACGGGATCTCAAATTTGATACGTATGCTTCCTTTCGTGTTCGCGGTGCCATAATTGATGGTCTTAGAAAAGAAGATTGGTTGCCAAGATCCGTACGGGAAAAAACAAAACAGTTAGATCGAGTATCCAATCAGTTGGAGCAACAATTACAACGGAAGCCAAGTGCGGAGGAAATTGCAAAAGAACTTGGTATTCCAGAAAAGGAAGTTGAAGAAATTATAAAGGACTCCTTATTTGCGAATGTGCTGTCGATGGATGATAAACCAAAAGATAATGGGAAAGAACAAAGGGAAGGTATCGGTTATTCCGTGCCAGATGAGTCCACGGCTACTCCAGAACAAAATATCGTTCGGAAGGAAAGTTATGTAGAACTGGAGCAAGGCATTAAGAAATTGAATGAAAATGAACAAATGGTAATCAGTTTGTTTTATAAAGAAGAGTTAACTTTTACGGAAATTGGACAAGTTCTAGGGTTAACAACATCAAGAATTTCCCAGATCCACCGAAAGTCAATTGTAAAGTTACAACAGGTGCTTGCCAATATATCTTGA